GCGACTGGTCGCAGGCCCCCGGGCAGCCGCCGTCCCAGCAGTGGGGCGGTCAGGACCAGTGGGGCAACCAGGGTGGCGGCTACCAGCCGCAACCCCAGTACGGCCAGCAGCAGCCCCAGGGTGGCAACGGGATGGCCATCGCGGCACTCGTGCTGGGCATCCTCGGCTTCATCGGCGGCTTCTTCGTCGTCGGTGCGCTGCTCGGCGTCGTCGCGATCATCCTCGGGTTCATCGCCCGCGGGAAGGTCAAGCGCGGGGAGGCCACCGGTGGCGGCATGGCGCTGGCCGGGATCATCCTGGGCATCCTCGGCGTCCTGATCGCCGTGGCGTTCGTCGCCCTCGGCGCGGCGCTGTTCAACGCCGCTGAGGACAACTTCGACAGCTTCGCGGACTGCGTCGAGCAGGCGGGCAACGACCAGGCAGCTCTGGACGCGTGCGGCCAGGACTTCACCGAGGACCTCTTCGGCGAGTAGGCCGGGGGCCCGCGCCTCGCGGGCCGAATGCCGGATGAGGTGATCTGATGCCCACGACCGATCATCTTCGGTTGGAGAGTGCTACTTCGCGAGTGGAGATCGACCTCGGCGACGGGGGCCGCATCCGTACCTGGCACATCGGTGACACCCAGGTCCTGGCCACCACCGGCGCGGCGTACGCCCGCGGCCTGTTCGTCATGGCTCCCTGGGTCGGGCGCACCCGTGAGGCGCGGTTCGACGTCGATGGCCGCACGGTGGAGCTCCCGGCAACGCTCGCGCCCCACGCTCTTCACGGCACCGTGTGGTCAACTAGGTGGGAGTCCGACGGTGATGGCTGGATCCGCGCCGACCTGACCGACGAGTGGCCCTTCGCCGGGTTCGTGCGACAGCAGATAGTGCTGAGCGACACCGGTCTGGACCTGCGGCTCGAACTGCACGCCACCGACGAACCGATGCCCGGCGACCTCGGCTGGCACCCCTGCTTCCGGCGTCGCATCGAGGGGGGCGAGCCAGCCGAGCTGTCGTTCGCCGCGACGACGATGTACGTGCGCGAGGCGGACGGCGTCACAGGGCGTCGCACCACCGAGCCAACGCCCGGTCCCTGGGATGACTGCTTCACCGACCTCACCGACCCGGCGACGGTCACTTGGCCGGGTCGGCTGGCCATCGACGTGACCTCGACGCTGTCCCACCTCGTCGTGTTCGACGAGTGGCCCACCATGGTTGCCATCGAGCCACAGTCCGGTCCGCCGGACTCCCTCAACAGCGGCCCCCACGTGATCCACCCGGGCCAGCCCCTGGTCGCCGAGTCGACCTGGCGGTGGCGGGTGCCGGAGTAGCGGCCTACGGCTGGGCAGCCATGAGGGTGTCGAGTTGATCCAGCTGTCGGCGCGCGACCTCGACGTCCGGTGCCGGGAACAGCCCCACGTGGTCGACCCCGGCATCCGCCAGGGCACCGAGATGGCCCATGACATCATCGAGCGTCCCGATCGGGCCGATCTCGGTCCACCACTCGTGGGGCATGTCGACCAGTGCAGCGTCACCGCCGTCGGCGAACCGGGCCTGGAGCTCCTCTGCGAACGGCAGGGCCGCGACACCGGCGTTCGGGTCGGCCAGCTGCCCAGCCACCCATGGCGCCATCAGCTGGTGCGCCTGCGTGGCGTCGTCGGTCAGGCACAGCGGCGAGTACACCGCGGTGATGAAGTCGTCATCGGCCCGGTCCCCGACCCTGGTGTGCTGATGGGCCCAGCGGACGTAGGACGGCGCCGCCGGCTCGGCCAGGAGCACCCCGTCGGCAACCCTTCCCGCCAGGGCGAGCGATTTGGGTCCCCGGACGCCGGAGATGACCGGGACCGGTTGGGAGGGGGGTGCCTCCAGCTTGACGGCGTCCAGCGAGACGACGGACCCCTGCGTGGTGACCTCCTCGCCAGCCAACAATCGCTTCACGGCGACCGTCACCTCCTCCAGCGTGGTGAGCGGCGATTCGGGACGAACACCCATCTGGCCCATCCAGCTCTGCACGCCGTGGCCGATGCCGGCGATGATCCGGCCGGGGGCGAGCTCGGCCAGCGTCGCGATCTCCATCGCCGCGATGGCGGGGTTGCGGGCAACGGCCGGCAGGATTCCGAGTCCGACGTTCAGCCTGGTCGTGGTGGCCAGCGCCGCGGCGGCCAACGGCTGAGCGGCGGTGTGGAAGCAGTCCTCGATCAGCCACAGCCGGGCATCGTCGTGCCGGTCCAGCCGGCTGGCGACCTCGAGGACGAAGGACGCCGGAAACGTGCGGTCGAAGGCCAGGCCGAGGTGCAGCGACATGGGCGGACGGTAGTCCATCCACACCCCTCAGCCCAGAGGGTCACCAGGCCGATACGATTGGTGGTCCCCCAGACGCCGGAATCGGGGCGTCGTCAATCCCTCGTAGGTGAGTAGGTCAATGGTGCTCCAGAAGCTGCTGCGACTCGGCGAAGGCCGTCAGCTGAAGCAACTGTGGAAGTTGGTCGAGGAGGTCAACGCCCTCGAGTCGGACGTGCAGGGCCTGACCGATGCCGAGTTGCGCGGCAGGACCGATGAGTTCAAGGCTCGGCTGGCTGACGGCGAGACCCTCGACGACCTCATGTTCGACGCCTACGCGACCTGTCGTGAGGCCGCGCAGCGCGTGCTCGGACAGCGTGCCTACGATGTGCAGATCCTCGGTGGGATCGTCATCCACCAGGGGTCGATCGCCGAGATGCGCACCGGTGAGGGGAAGACCCTGACCTCGGTCGCCCCCGTCTACCTCAACGCCCTGTCCGGCGACGGCGTCCACGTCGTCACCGTCAACCCCTACCTGGCCAGCCGTGACGCCGAGTGGATGGGCCGCGTCTACTCCTTCCTGGGCCTGTCGACGGGGTACGTCTACCCGCAGCAGAAGAAGGCGTCCAAGCGCGAGGCCTACGCCTGCGACATCACCTACGGGACCAACAACGAGCTCGGGTTCGACTACCTGCGCGACCACATGGTCCTGTCCGCCGATCAGCTGGTCCAGCGCGGCCACAACTTCGCGATCGTCGACGAGATCGACTCGATCCTGGTCGACGAGGCGCGGACGCCGCTGATCATCTCCGGGCCCGCCGACCAGTCGTCCCAGTGGTACGAGATCTTCGCGCGCCGCATCGCGCCGAAGCTGAAGCGCGACGAGCACTACGAGGTCGACGAGGCCAAGCGGACCGTCGGCGTCACCGAGGAGGGCGTGGAGAAGGTCGAGGAGCTGCTCGGCGTCGGCAACCTCTACGAGAACGCCAACACGCCGCTGATCCACCACCTCCAGAACGCCATCAAGGCCAAGGAGCTGTTCCGTCTCGACGATGAGTACATCATCGAGGATGGCGAGGTCCTGATCGTCGACGAGAACACCGGCCGCACCTTGAAGGGTCGGCGGTACTCCGAGGGGCTCCACCAGGCCATCGAGGCCAAGGAGGGGGTGACCATCAAGGACGAGAACCAGACCCTGGCCACCATCACCCTGCAGAACTACTTCCGCACCTACGACAAGCTCTCGGGCATGACCGGTACGGCGAAGACCGAAGAGAAGGAGTTCGCCGAGGTCTACGAGGCCGGTGTCGTCGTCGTGCCCACCAACCGGCCCATCGCCCGTGTGGATCACGCCGACCAGATCTACAAGTCGCTGGACGCCAAGATGAAGGCGGTCATCGCCGACCTCAAGGATCGGCAGGAACGCGGTCAGCCGGTCCTGGTCGGGACCGTGTCCGTCGAGCGGTCCGAGGAGCTGCACAAGCTGCTCAAGGTCAACGGAATCAAACACGAGATCCTCAACGCCAAGAACCACTTCCGCGAGGCCGACATCGTGGCCCAAGCCGGGCGCAAGGGTGCGGTCACCGTCGCCACGAACATGGCCGGCCGTGGTGTCGACATCATGCTGGGCGGCAACCCCGAGAACCTGGCGACGAAGGAGGCCAAGCGCGAGGCCGGATCCGAGCCGGTGCTCAACCCCGAGACCGGCGAGGTCGAGCCCGAAGCCGTGTGGCGCGAGCGCTACCAGGCCGCCTACGACGTGGCCCTCGAGAAGTACACCGCCCAGTGCGAGGCCGAGAAGAAGGAGGTCCTCGAGCTCGGTGGCCTGTACGTGCTCGCGACCGAGCGGCACGACAGTCGGCGGATCGACAACCAGCTGCGCGGTCGCTCCGGCCGTCAGGGCGACCCGGGCGAGTCGCGGTTCTACCTCTCGCTCGAGGACGACCTGATGCGGCTGTTCAACGCCTCAGCCGTCGAGAACATCATGACCCGGCTGAACATGCCGGAGGACCTGCCCATCGAGGCCAAGATGGTCACCAACGCGGTGGCCCGGGCACAGGCGCAGGTGGAGTCGCGCAACTACGAGATCCGCAAGAACGTCCTGAAGTACGACGACGTGATGAACTCGCAGCGCAAGATCATCTACGCCGAGCGGGACACCGTGCTGCACGACACCGACGAGGCGGTCGAGGAGATCGCCGAGCAGTTCGTCGAGGACGCCGTGTCCAACCTGGCCGAGCTGTTCTGCCCGCCCGGCGTGTTCCCGGAGGAGTGGGACGTCGACCAGTTGGAGGAGCGGCTGCAGACCCTCTTCGGCCTCGAGGACTATGAGGTCGACATCGAGGAGTTCGAGGGCAAAGAGGGTCACTTCCGGCTTCGTGAGGAGCTGGAGGACCAGGCGATGGAGCGCTACGGGCAGCGCGAGGAGGAGATCACGCCCGAGGCGATGCGCCAGGTCGAGCGGCGGGTCATCCTCTCCGTCGTCGACCGGGTGTGGCGTGAGCACCTCTACGAGATGGACCAGCTGCGCGACGGGATCGGCCTTCGTGCCGTCGGCCAGCGCGACCCGCTGGTGGAGTACCAGCGCGAGGCCTACAACGCGTTCGTCGAGATCCAGGCCCGGATCAAGGAGGAGTCGGTCGGCTACTTCTTCAACCTGCCGGTGAAGCGGGAGCAGGGTGCTGCTGGCACGGGTGACAAGGCGGCAGGCACGAACGGGGCGGCGCCGGCCAAGGATTCCTCGGATGCCTCGTCGAACGGGTCTGGCGCGGGGCCGAAGGGGTCAGGTGGGTCGCCCAAGCCGCCGATCCGTCGACCAGCGCTGGACGGC
The sequence above is a segment of the Euzebya tangerina genome. Coding sequences within it:
- a CDS encoding DUF4190 domain-containing protein, translating into MSDNPQNPGQGGQNPPPGPPPGDWSQAPGQPPSQQWGGQDQWGNQGGGYQPQPQYGQQQPQGGNGMAIAALVLGILGFIGGFFVVGALLGVVAIILGFIARGKVKRGEATGGGMALAGIILGILGVLIAVAFVALGAALFNAAEDNFDSFADCVEQAGNDQAALDACGQDFTEDLFGE
- a CDS encoding aldose 1-epimerase — its product is MPTTDHLRLESATSRVEIDLGDGGRIRTWHIGDTQVLATTGAAYARGLFVMAPWVGRTREARFDVDGRTVELPATLAPHALHGTVWSTRWESDGDGWIRADLTDEWPFAGFVRQQIVLSDTGLDLRLELHATDEPMPGDLGWHPCFRRRIEGGEPAELSFAATTMYVREADGVTGRRTTEPTPGPWDDCFTDLTDPATVTWPGRLAIDVTSTLSHLVVFDEWPTMVAIEPQSGPPDSLNSGPHVIHPGQPLVAESTWRWRVPE
- a CDS encoding LLM class flavin-dependent oxidoreductase, with the translated sequence MSLHLGLAFDRTFPASFVLEVASRLDRHDDARLWLIEDCFHTAAQPLAAAALATTTRLNVGLGILPAVARNPAIAAMEIATLAELAPGRIIAGIGHGVQSWMGQMGVRPESPLTTLEEVTVAVKRLLAGEEVTTQGSVVSLDAVKLEAPPSQPVPVISGVRGPKSLALAGRVADGVLLAEPAAPSYVRWAHQHTRVGDRADDDFITAVYSPLCLTDDATQAHQLMAPWVAGQLADPNAGVAALPFAEELQARFADGGDAALVDMPHEWWTEIGPIGTLDDVMGHLGALADAGVDHVGLFPAPDVEVARRQLDQLDTLMAAQP
- the secA gene encoding preprotein translocase subunit SecA, encoding MVLQKLLRLGEGRQLKQLWKLVEEVNALESDVQGLTDAELRGRTDEFKARLADGETLDDLMFDAYATCREAAQRVLGQRAYDVQILGGIVIHQGSIAEMRTGEGKTLTSVAPVYLNALSGDGVHVVTVNPYLASRDAEWMGRVYSFLGLSTGYVYPQQKKASKREAYACDITYGTNNELGFDYLRDHMVLSADQLVQRGHNFAIVDEIDSILVDEARTPLIISGPADQSSQWYEIFARRIAPKLKRDEHYEVDEAKRTVGVTEEGVEKVEELLGVGNLYENANTPLIHHLQNAIKAKELFRLDDEYIIEDGEVLIVDENTGRTLKGRRYSEGLHQAIEAKEGVTIKDENQTLATITLQNYFRTYDKLSGMTGTAKTEEKEFAEVYEAGVVVVPTNRPIARVDHADQIYKSLDAKMKAVIADLKDRQERGQPVLVGTVSVERSEELHKLLKVNGIKHEILNAKNHFREADIVAQAGRKGAVTVATNMAGRGVDIMLGGNPENLATKEAKREAGSEPVLNPETGEVEPEAVWRERYQAAYDVALEKYTAQCEAEKKEVLELGGLYVLATERHDSRRIDNQLRGRSGRQGDPGESRFYLSLEDDLMRLFNASAVENIMTRLNMPEDLPIEAKMVTNAVARAQAQVESRNYEIRKNVLKYDDVMNSQRKIIYAERDTVLHDTDEAVEEIAEQFVEDAVSNLAELFCPPGVFPEEWDVDQLEERLQTLFGLEDYEVDIEEFEGKEGHFRLREELEDQAMERYGQREEEITPEAMRQVERRVILSVVDRVWREHLYEMDQLRDGIGLRAVGQRDPLVEYQREAYNAFVEIQARIKEESVGYFFNLPVKREQGAAGTGDKAAGTNGAAPAKDSSDASSNGSGAGPKGSGGSPKPPIRRPALDGASSRPMEAQLSYSSGGGGGSGYQVGGGATTTAGPGSAREAAAKKAAAPATVRNEGEKVGRNDPCPCGSGQKYKRCHGG